A genomic stretch from Hoplias malabaricus isolate fHopMal1 chromosome 4, fHopMal1.hap1, whole genome shotgun sequence includes:
- the eps8l2 gene encoding epidermal growth factor receptor kinase substrate 8-like protein 2 isoform X1, whose amino-acid sequence MKSRSHLPSSSFCSGVSRSDSKISAKALYEQRKKYSNSNYIMQETSQYHVQHLSTFIMDKTESIATVDDAVKKLILLDSKDKIWTQEMLLQVSDNAIKLLDCDTQEELENFPLSTVHHSQTVLNKTRYPSVLLLVCQDNEQHKPDIHFFCCDEVEAEIVHADIDSALGDSKHGKKMRPQTLKMNQEKMKRHRETIIPHSESKGSAPGVKGRVDMKNVEGHGSAQQDAESFEKLAQRIEKDVQILNCALDDIEVFVARLQKAAEAFAQLNQRNKSRKNKKRGPAEGMLTLRAKPPSEAEFIDSLQKLKLSINLLAKLKKHIQNPSASELVHFLFGPLELVLQSCGSPELPRSVISPHLSRDAVEFLRGHLSPKEMTIFELLGDGWTRPRADWPRDQCGPLYIPKFRNGWEPPVEIFRSSPWETECSGPMSPSPSAYRTEDFFGSQSSLSSNGSYTAHSSGRKYVKIRYHFVARNANELSVLQDEILEVIEDDKQWWKLRNRSGQAGYVPYNMLDVISPEDLHTMDQVYTQPFKGSSPSGSLGRGDMFDMPRSPRDKDIRTQKMDEVNDELLKRITANKTQQPARNFKVERHSSSATPLTFNSKSDEVTAWLKAKGFSKPTVDCLGVLSGAQLFSLEKEELKAVCGDEGSRVYSQLTVQKSLIEKSQGDSELQEIMKKQMKKIASASQLENF is encoded by the exons CATCTCTCCACATTTATAATGGACAAGACTGAGTCCATAGCCACAGTAGATGATGCAGTGAAGAAACTAATCCTCCTGGACTCTAAGGATAAAATCTGGACCCAAGAGATGCTCCTGCAGGTCAGCGACAATGCCATCAAGCTTTTGGACTGTGATACTCAG gAGGAACTTGAGAATTTTCCTCTCTCCACAGTACATCACAGTCAGACAGTGCTGAATAAAACGCGATATCCCTCTGTCCTACTGCTTGTCTGTCAGGACAATGAGCAGCACAAACCAGACATACACTTCTTCTGCTGTGATGAGGTGGAA gcGGAGATCGTTCATGCTGACATTGATAGTGCTCTGGGAGACAGTAAACACGGCAAGAAGATGAGACCTCAGACACTAAA GATGAACCAGGAGAAGATGAAGCGTCATCGGGAGACGATCATCCCCCACTCAGAGTCTAAAGGGTCTGCCCCTGGGGTCAAAGGTCGCGTGGACATGAAAA atgtAGAGGGACACGGTTCAGCTCAGCAGGATGCAGAGTCCTTTGAGAAACTTGCCCAGCGCATTGAGAAAGACGTT CAAATTCTGAACTGTGCTCTGGATGACATTGAGGTCTTTGTGGCACGGCTGCAGAAAGCAGCGGAAGCCTTTGCCCAGCTCAATCAGCGCAACAAAagcaggaaaaataaaaagagaggaCCAGCAG AGGGGATGTTAACTCTAAGAGCTAAACCTCCATCTGAGGCAGAGTTTATTGACAGCCTACAGAAGCTAAAGCTCTCCATCAACCTGCTG GCCAAACTGAAAAAGCACATTCAGAACCCCAGTGCTTCTGAGCTTGTCCACTTTCTTTTTGGACCACTGGAGCTG GTGCTGCAAAGTTGTGGAAGTCCTGAGCTGCCTCGCTCAGTCATCTCTCCTCACCTGTCCCGAGATGCAGTGGAGTTTTTGAGAGGACACCTGTCCCCTAAAGAGATGACCATCTTTGAATTGCTGGGAGATGGATGGACAAGACCCAG AGCTGACTGGCCGAGGGACCAGTGTGGACCTCTCTATATCCCAAAATTTCGAAATGGCTGGGAGCCTCCAGTGGAAATTTTCCGCTCATCACCGTGGGAGACAGAATGTTCTGGTCCCATGTCTCCCTCCCCATCAGCCTACAGGACAGAAGAT TTCTTTGGCTCACAGTCCTCACTATCATCGAATGG GTCCTATACAGCACATTCTTCTGGCAGGAAATATGTCAAGATCCGCTACCACTTTGTTGCTCGAAATGCTAATGAGCTCTCTGTTCTTCAGGATGAGATTTTGGAg GTAATTGAGGATGATAAGCAGTGGTGGAAGTTGAGGAATAGGAGTGGCCAAGCTGGGTATGTGCCTTACAACATGCTCGATGTAATTTCACCAGAAGATCTACACACCATGGACCAAGTGTACACCCAG CCCTTTAAAGGTTCATCTCCCTCAGGTTCTTTGGGGAGAGGGGACATGTTTGACATGCCAAGATCACCACGCGATAAAGACA TCCGAACTCAGAAGATGGATGAAGTGAATGATGAGCTGTTAAAACGGATCACCGCGAATAAGACACAGCAGCCAGCACGTAACTTCAAAGTGGAGCGACATTCCAGTTCTGCCACCCCCCTCACGTTTAACTCCAAGTCTGATGAAGTCACTGCCTGGCTCAAGGCGAAGGGCTTCTCCAAACC GACGGTGGACTGTTTGGGTGTTCTGAGTGGAGCTCAGTTGTTTTCTTTAGAAAAGGAAGAGCTGAAGGCTGTGTGTGGTGATGAAGGATCACGTGTCTACAGTCAGCTCACTGTGCAGAAATCCCTGATAGAG aAGAGCCAAGGGGACTCTGAGCTGCAGGAGATCATGAAGAAACAGATGAAGAAAATAGCCTCTGCAAGCCAACTGGaaaatttttaa
- the eps8l2 gene encoding epidermal growth factor receptor kinase substrate 8-like protein 2 isoform X2, with protein sequence MNVMEPPIKQANGVSRSDSKISAKALYEQRKKYSNSNYIMQETSQYHVQHLSTFIMDKTESIATVDDAVKKLILLDSKDKIWTQEMLLQVSDNAIKLLDCDTQEELENFPLSTVHHSQTVLNKTRYPSVLLLVCQDNEQHKPDIHFFCCDEVEAEIVHADIDSALGDSKHGKKMRPQTLKMNQEKMKRHRETIIPHSESKGSAPGVKGRVDMKNVEGHGSAQQDAESFEKLAQRIEKDVQILNCALDDIEVFVARLQKAAEAFAQLNQRNKSRKNKKRGPAEGMLTLRAKPPSEAEFIDSLQKLKLSINLLAKLKKHIQNPSASELVHFLFGPLELVLQSCGSPELPRSVISPHLSRDAVEFLRGHLSPKEMTIFELLGDGWTRPRADWPRDQCGPLYIPKFRNGWEPPVEIFRSSPWETECSGPMSPSPSAYRTEDFFGSQSSLSSNGSYTAHSSGRKYVKIRYHFVARNANELSVLQDEILEVIEDDKQWWKLRNRSGQAGYVPYNMLDVISPEDLHTMDQVYTQPFKGSSPSGSLGRGDMFDMPRSPRDKDIRTQKMDEVNDELLKRITANKTQQPARNFKVERHSSSATPLTFNSKSDEVTAWLKAKGFSKPTVDCLGVLSGAQLFSLEKEELKAVCGDEGSRVYSQLTVQKSLIEKSQGDSELQEIMKKQMKKIASASQLENF encoded by the exons CATCTCTCCACATTTATAATGGACAAGACTGAGTCCATAGCCACAGTAGATGATGCAGTGAAGAAACTAATCCTCCTGGACTCTAAGGATAAAATCTGGACCCAAGAGATGCTCCTGCAGGTCAGCGACAATGCCATCAAGCTTTTGGACTGTGATACTCAG gAGGAACTTGAGAATTTTCCTCTCTCCACAGTACATCACAGTCAGACAGTGCTGAATAAAACGCGATATCCCTCTGTCCTACTGCTTGTCTGTCAGGACAATGAGCAGCACAAACCAGACATACACTTCTTCTGCTGTGATGAGGTGGAA gcGGAGATCGTTCATGCTGACATTGATAGTGCTCTGGGAGACAGTAAACACGGCAAGAAGATGAGACCTCAGACACTAAA GATGAACCAGGAGAAGATGAAGCGTCATCGGGAGACGATCATCCCCCACTCAGAGTCTAAAGGGTCTGCCCCTGGGGTCAAAGGTCGCGTGGACATGAAAA atgtAGAGGGACACGGTTCAGCTCAGCAGGATGCAGAGTCCTTTGAGAAACTTGCCCAGCGCATTGAGAAAGACGTT CAAATTCTGAACTGTGCTCTGGATGACATTGAGGTCTTTGTGGCACGGCTGCAGAAAGCAGCGGAAGCCTTTGCCCAGCTCAATCAGCGCAACAAAagcaggaaaaataaaaagagaggaCCAGCAG AGGGGATGTTAACTCTAAGAGCTAAACCTCCATCTGAGGCAGAGTTTATTGACAGCCTACAGAAGCTAAAGCTCTCCATCAACCTGCTG GCCAAACTGAAAAAGCACATTCAGAACCCCAGTGCTTCTGAGCTTGTCCACTTTCTTTTTGGACCACTGGAGCTG GTGCTGCAAAGTTGTGGAAGTCCTGAGCTGCCTCGCTCAGTCATCTCTCCTCACCTGTCCCGAGATGCAGTGGAGTTTTTGAGAGGACACCTGTCCCCTAAAGAGATGACCATCTTTGAATTGCTGGGAGATGGATGGACAAGACCCAG AGCTGACTGGCCGAGGGACCAGTGTGGACCTCTCTATATCCCAAAATTTCGAAATGGCTGGGAGCCTCCAGTGGAAATTTTCCGCTCATCACCGTGGGAGACAGAATGTTCTGGTCCCATGTCTCCCTCCCCATCAGCCTACAGGACAGAAGAT TTCTTTGGCTCACAGTCCTCACTATCATCGAATGG GTCCTATACAGCACATTCTTCTGGCAGGAAATATGTCAAGATCCGCTACCACTTTGTTGCTCGAAATGCTAATGAGCTCTCTGTTCTTCAGGATGAGATTTTGGAg GTAATTGAGGATGATAAGCAGTGGTGGAAGTTGAGGAATAGGAGTGGCCAAGCTGGGTATGTGCCTTACAACATGCTCGATGTAATTTCACCAGAAGATCTACACACCATGGACCAAGTGTACACCCAG CCCTTTAAAGGTTCATCTCCCTCAGGTTCTTTGGGGAGAGGGGACATGTTTGACATGCCAAGATCACCACGCGATAAAGACA TCCGAACTCAGAAGATGGATGAAGTGAATGATGAGCTGTTAAAACGGATCACCGCGAATAAGACACAGCAGCCAGCACGTAACTTCAAAGTGGAGCGACATTCCAGTTCTGCCACCCCCCTCACGTTTAACTCCAAGTCTGATGAAGTCACTGCCTGGCTCAAGGCGAAGGGCTTCTCCAAACC GACGGTGGACTGTTTGGGTGTTCTGAGTGGAGCTCAGTTGTTTTCTTTAGAAAAGGAAGAGCTGAAGGCTGTGTGTGGTGATGAAGGATCACGTGTCTACAGTCAGCTCACTGTGCAGAAATCCCTGATAGAG aAGAGCCAAGGGGACTCTGAGCTGCAGGAGATCATGAAGAAACAGATGAAGAAAATAGCCTCTGCAAGCCAACTGGaaaatttttaa
- the eps8l2 gene encoding epidermal growth factor receptor kinase substrate 8-like protein 2 isoform X3 encodes MNVMEPPIKQANGVSRSDSKISAKALYEQRKKYSNSNYIMQETSQYHVQHLSTFIMDKTESIATVDDAVKKLILLDSKDKIWTQEMLLQVSDNAIKLLDCDTQEELENFPLSTVHHSQTVLNKTRYPSVLLLVCQDNEQHKPDIHFFCCDEVEAEIVHADIDSALGDSKHGKKMRPQTLKMNQEKMKRHRETIIPHSESKGSAPGVKGRVDMKNVEGHGSAQQDAESFEKLAQRIEKDVQILNCALDDIEVFVARLQKAAEAFAQLNQRNKSRKNKKRGPAEGMLTLRAKPPSEAEFIDSLQKLKLSINLLAKLKKHIQNPSASELVHFLFGPLELVLQSCGSPELPRSVISPHLSRDAVEFLRGHLSPKEMTIFELLGDGWTRPRADWPRDQCGPLYIPKFRNGWEPPVEIFRSSPWETECSGPMSPSPSAYRTEDFFGSQSSLSSNGSYTAHSSGRKYVKIRYHFVARNANELSVLQDEILEVIEDDKQWWKLRNRSGQAGYVPYNMLDVISPEDLHTMDQVYTQPFKGSSPSGSLGRGDMFDMPRSPRDKDIRTQKMDEVNDELLKRITANKTQQPARNFKVERHSSSATPLTFNSKSDEVTAWLKAKGFSKPRAKGTLSCRRS; translated from the exons CATCTCTCCACATTTATAATGGACAAGACTGAGTCCATAGCCACAGTAGATGATGCAGTGAAGAAACTAATCCTCCTGGACTCTAAGGATAAAATCTGGACCCAAGAGATGCTCCTGCAGGTCAGCGACAATGCCATCAAGCTTTTGGACTGTGATACTCAG gAGGAACTTGAGAATTTTCCTCTCTCCACAGTACATCACAGTCAGACAGTGCTGAATAAAACGCGATATCCCTCTGTCCTACTGCTTGTCTGTCAGGACAATGAGCAGCACAAACCAGACATACACTTCTTCTGCTGTGATGAGGTGGAA gcGGAGATCGTTCATGCTGACATTGATAGTGCTCTGGGAGACAGTAAACACGGCAAGAAGATGAGACCTCAGACACTAAA GATGAACCAGGAGAAGATGAAGCGTCATCGGGAGACGATCATCCCCCACTCAGAGTCTAAAGGGTCTGCCCCTGGGGTCAAAGGTCGCGTGGACATGAAAA atgtAGAGGGACACGGTTCAGCTCAGCAGGATGCAGAGTCCTTTGAGAAACTTGCCCAGCGCATTGAGAAAGACGTT CAAATTCTGAACTGTGCTCTGGATGACATTGAGGTCTTTGTGGCACGGCTGCAGAAAGCAGCGGAAGCCTTTGCCCAGCTCAATCAGCGCAACAAAagcaggaaaaataaaaagagaggaCCAGCAG AGGGGATGTTAACTCTAAGAGCTAAACCTCCATCTGAGGCAGAGTTTATTGACAGCCTACAGAAGCTAAAGCTCTCCATCAACCTGCTG GCCAAACTGAAAAAGCACATTCAGAACCCCAGTGCTTCTGAGCTTGTCCACTTTCTTTTTGGACCACTGGAGCTG GTGCTGCAAAGTTGTGGAAGTCCTGAGCTGCCTCGCTCAGTCATCTCTCCTCACCTGTCCCGAGATGCAGTGGAGTTTTTGAGAGGACACCTGTCCCCTAAAGAGATGACCATCTTTGAATTGCTGGGAGATGGATGGACAAGACCCAG AGCTGACTGGCCGAGGGACCAGTGTGGACCTCTCTATATCCCAAAATTTCGAAATGGCTGGGAGCCTCCAGTGGAAATTTTCCGCTCATCACCGTGGGAGACAGAATGTTCTGGTCCCATGTCTCCCTCCCCATCAGCCTACAGGACAGAAGAT TTCTTTGGCTCACAGTCCTCACTATCATCGAATGG GTCCTATACAGCACATTCTTCTGGCAGGAAATATGTCAAGATCCGCTACCACTTTGTTGCTCGAAATGCTAATGAGCTCTCTGTTCTTCAGGATGAGATTTTGGAg GTAATTGAGGATGATAAGCAGTGGTGGAAGTTGAGGAATAGGAGTGGCCAAGCTGGGTATGTGCCTTACAACATGCTCGATGTAATTTCACCAGAAGATCTACACACCATGGACCAAGTGTACACCCAG CCCTTTAAAGGTTCATCTCCCTCAGGTTCTTTGGGGAGAGGGGACATGTTTGACATGCCAAGATCACCACGCGATAAAGACA TCCGAACTCAGAAGATGGATGAAGTGAATGATGAGCTGTTAAAACGGATCACCGCGAATAAGACACAGCAGCCAGCACGTAACTTCAAAGTGGAGCGACATTCCAGTTCTGCCACCCCCCTCACGTTTAACTCCAAGTCTGATGAAGTCACTGCCTGGCTCAAGGCGAAGGGCTTCTCCAAACC aAGAGCCAAGGGGACTCTGAGCTGCAGGAGATCATGA
- the fads2 gene encoding acyl-CoA 6-desaturase → MGGGSHQTSEVSTDGRGAFAQYSWEEVQKHNRRGDQWVVVERKVYNISNWVNRHPGGRRVIGHYAGEDATEAFAAFHPDQKYVRKFLKPLLIGELASTEPSQDRKKNAAIVEDFRALREQFEAEGLFRTNPLFFILHLGHILLLEALPLYLLLSFGSGWINTILCTFILATAQSQAGWLQHDFGHLSVFKRSGWDHVVHKFVIGHLKGASANWWNHRHFQHHAKPNVLHKDPDINMLKILVLGNVQPVEYGIKKLKHMPYNHQHKYFFLVGPPLLIPVYFNMHILQTMIQRRDWVDFAWYLSYYVRFFSCYVPYYGFFGSILLLTCVRFIESHWFVWVTQMNHIPMDIDHDKNDDWLSMQLKATCNIEQSFFNDWFSGHLNFQIEHHLFPMMPRHNYIRAAPRVVELCKKYGVRYQIKGLWEAWTDIVRSLRKSGELWLDAYLHK, encoded by the exons ATGGGAGGGGGCTCTCATCAGACATCAGAGGTCTCCACTGACGGGAGAGGAGCATTTGCACAGTACAGTTGGGAGGAGGTGCAGAAACACAATCGTCGTGGAGACCagtgggtggtggtggagagGAAGGTGTACAATATCAGCAACTGGGTTAACAGGCATCCTGGAGGGCGCAGAGTTATCGGTCACTATGCTGGAGAGGATGCAACG GAAGCATTCGCAGCGTTTCATCCTGATCAGAAGTATGTAAGGAAGTTTCTGAAGCCGCTGCTCATTGGAGAGTTGGCTTCTACTGAACCCAGTCAGGACCGCAAGAAAAAC GCTGCAATAGTGGAGGATTTCCGGGCCTTGCGAGAACAGTTTGAAGCAGAGGGTTTATTCCGCACTAATCCACTGTTCTTCATCCTGCACCTCGGACACATTCTGCTCTTAGAGGCCTTGCCTCTTTATCTGCTGTTGAGCTTTGGCAGTGGCTGGATTAACACAATTCTTTGCACTTTCATACTGGCCACTGCACAG TCTCAGGCTGGCTGGCTGCAGCATGACTTTGGTCACCTGTCTGTCTTCAAAAGGTCTGGTTGGGATCATGTAGTGCACAAATTTGTCATCGGACACCTGAAG ggGGCCTCTGCAAACTGGTGGAATCATCGTCATTTTCAACACCATGCTAAGCCCAATGTGTTACATAAAGACCCAGACATTAATATGCTGAAGATTCTTGTACTGGGGAATGTACAGCCTGTGGAG TATGGGATTAAAAAGTTGAAGCACATGCCATACAACCATCAGCACAAGTACTTCTTTCTGG ttgGTCCCCCTCTGCTCATCCCAGTTTACTTCAACATGCACATTCTGCAGACGATGATACAACGAAGGGACTGGGTG gaCTTTGCGTGGTATCTGTCCTACTATGTACGCTTCTTCTCATGTTATGTTCCGTATTATGGATTCTTTGGATCAATACTGCTACTCACTTGTGTGAG GTTCATTGAGAGTCACTGGTTTGTGTGGGTCACCCAGATGAACCACATCCCCATGGACATTGATCATGATAAAAATGATGACTGGCTCAGCATGCAG CTGAAGGCCACCTGTAACATTGAGCAGTCGTTCTTCAATGACTGGTTTAGTGGGCACCTCAACTTCCAGATTGAGCACCA TCTGTTTCCCATGATGCCTCGCCACAACTACATCCGTGCGGCTCCTCGGGTGGTGGAGTTGTGTAAGAAGTATGGAGTTCGGTATCAGATCAAAGGTCTGTGGGAGGCCTGGACTGACATTGTCAG GTCTTTGAGGAAGTCTGGAGAGCTGTGGCTGGATGCATACCTCCATAAataa